The genomic region GTCTCGGACTTGTGGGTGGGCCGGTGTGGGTGGCTGCGGTTTGTTCGTGGGTTGACAGTCACAGGCATCTTTTGACGGCTTCGCGCATGGTTTGCGGGACCCGTTGGGGGGCGCCGGCGCCGTCCCGCTGAGCCCTGCGAAAACCGTCGTGCCGCCCCCGAGCCGGGAGCGGCACGACGCCGTGCCTCACGCCTGCGTGATCTCCCCGCCGGCGACCTTGATGGCGATCGCCGCCAGGGGCTGGGACGCGGGGCCGTTGGCCACCGAGCCGTCGGCGATGTGGTAGCTGCTGCCGTGGCAGGGGCAGACGATCAGGCCGTTCTGGACGGTGCCGACGACGCAGCCCATGTGCGTGCAGACCGCGGTGAAGGCCTTGAACGTGCCGGCTGCGGGCTGGGTCAGGACGATCTTCTGGTCGGTCAGGACGGTGCCGCCGCCGACCGGGACGGCCGAGGTGGCCGCGAGGGGTCCGGCCGCGCCGGAGGCCGAGGAGGACGTGGTGGAGCCGGTGGACCCGGTGTCGGAGCCCGAGGCGGACGAGGTTCCGGTGCTGCTCGCGCCGGACGGCGAGCCGGCGGCGTTCGACGGCGCGGCCGCGGCGCCGCTGCTTTTGGAGGACGAGCAGCCCGCGCAGACGGCGCCGGCCGCCACCGCGATGCCGAGCAGGGCGGTGCGGCGGCGGGTGCCTTCGGGGTGGGCGAGACAGGCTTGGTCGTCGGTGCTCTGGGCGGCGGCGAGATCAACGGTTGTCATCGTCTGGTCCGTCTCCTGTGTCTGTGGCGTCGTGTGGGGGTTTTGCCAAGTGCTGTAGCGACACGTCCCCGGACACCGATCGGTTCAACAGGGGCGCCGCCCCCACGCGTAGACCGTGATCGTCCGCAGCTCCATGAAGGCCGGATCCTCCAACTGCGCCAGCAGTTCCCGCATCTCGTCGGCGGTGAGCAGGCCGCGCTCGACGAGGTAGGCGCAGTGCTGCCGCGTGTTCACGACGGAGAAGCGGTCGTAGGCGCCGCCGTCGCCGAGGCTGTTGGCCAGCGCCCGCGTGCCGACGTCCCGCAGCCCTGCCTGCCCCATCCGGGCCGGGATCGTCGGCGCCCACGCCATGTCGGCACCCTGAGCCAGATACAGCTTCGCCATGCCGCCGAGGAAGCGCCGCCTGAGCTCGTACGTCGAGAAGTCCTCGGGCAGGGTGAACAGGTCGCCGATCACCAGCCACCCGCCGGGCGCCAGCCACCGCGCCGCCTTCGCCAGCACCTCGTTGCGGTTCGGCAGGTGGCAGAAGGTCAGGCGCGCGTGGATCAGGTCGAAGGAGCCCGGCTCGTAATCCAGGGTGCTGATGTCGGCCTGCTCCACCCGGAGGTTGGGGCGCTCCATCCCGGCCAGGAAGCGGGTGTCGATGTCCACGGCCGTGACGGAGCCCAGATCGCACTGCTCGGCCAGCCAGGACGCGACCGACCCCGCCCCGGCGCCGATCTCCAGGCAGCGCCACCGCGAATCGACCCCGAGCTGGGAGATCACGGCCCGGGTCTCGGGGTCGATCCAGTCCTGGAGCAGGTGGATCCGCTCGAACTCGCTGGGGATGTCCTTGCTCAGGACACCGGTCGAGTAGTCGGAGGCCAGCGTGGCCTGATCCCCCATAATTCCCCTCCATGCCGGGATGTTCGTGTACTGGCAAGGCGAGATGCTAAGAGGGTTGATTGACGTCGAACAAGCGATCGCCGAGGGCTGAGAAGGTCGAGAGTTCGGGCCAACTGCGAACGTGTCAGAGCTGGATGTTGAGGTTAGTCGGAGCGGCTAGGTGAGGCAGGTGATCTGCACTGGTACGAGAGGAGAGCTCCCGCTGGTCCCGGCGCCCGACCAGGTCACGTATACGTTGCCATCCGTGCTTCTACCTGGTCTTTCTGTGGTCGTGAAACTCTGGGAACCGTTCGCCTTCAGGGTCACCGGTCGTTCGGTGACGGTGCTGCCGCTCGACAGATGCCACGTGTAGTTGATGATTGCCGAACCGTTTGGAAGGTAGCCGGTCGTGAACGCCACGCTGTAAGTGGCTATGCACTGCGCTGGTGGGTCGCTTGTCACCGAGACCGCCGCGTCGATGGAGACCTGCGGGCTCGAGGACGTGCTCGACGACGGCGTGCTCGGGATCGACGTGCTCGGCGGCGAGGACGGACTGTGGGACGTCGGCGTGGTCGGCCGTGAGGTCGGCGACGAGGGCTTGGTGGAC from Catenulispora sp. MAP5-51 harbors:
- a CDS encoding class I SAM-dependent methyltransferase, yielding MGDQATLASDYSTGVLSKDIPSEFERIHLLQDWIDPETRAVISQLGVDSRWRCLEIGAGAGSVASWLAEQCDLGSVTAVDIDTRFLAGMERPNLRVEQADISTLDYEPGSFDLIHARLTFCHLPNRNEVLAKAARWLAPGGWLVIGDLFTLPEDFSTYELRRRFLGGMAKLYLAQGADMAWAPTIPARMGQAGLRDVGTRALANSLGDGGAYDRFSVVNTRQHCAYLVERGLLTADEMRELLAQLEDPAFMELRTITVYAWGRRPC
- a CDS encoding Rieske (2Fe-2S) protein; translation: MTTVDLAAAQSTDDQACLAHPEGTRRRTALLGIAVAAGAVCAGCSSSKSSGAAAAPSNAAGSPSGASSTGTSSASGSDTGSTGSTTSSSASGAAGPLAATSAVPVGGGTVLTDQKIVLTQPAAGTFKAFTAVCTHMGCVVGTVQNGLIVCPCHGSSYHIADGSVANGPASQPLAAIAIKVAGGEITQA